TATAAATTTGCTAAAATCCTATGAAATTTGATTAAATTTGCGGGATTTGGCGCGCCTGAGCCGTCAAATTCGCGCTGTTTTTGCAGGCTGCGCAAACGGATTTAAATTTAACATCAAATCTACCCGCCGTCCAAGCTTGTTTAAATTTAATTTATGCTAAATTTCACCCCGAAAGCGACCTTGCGGGCGCAAATTTTACCAAAGGCGAAGCGGTGGACACGGATAAATTTTTAAGCGAAATTTGGGGCGCTCTTAAGCTATTTTTAGACCCTAAAACGGAAATTCTCGCAGACGAGCGAAGTCTCGCCGTTTTACTCGCGGCGGATGCTGAAAATTTTGATAGATTTATGGCGCTAAAGGAGTTTAGGGATATCCTGCATGCGCTTGGGCTAAAAGCCGACATATACAGCCTCCAGTGCGCTCAGCTAGGCACGATAAACGCTCTAAAATCCGCTAAAATCTCAAATTCAAAGCTCCTGGCCACCCTAGAAATCCTGCAAAGAGAAAACATAATCTCTGCTGCGCATTTTAAGAGGCTTTCGGAGTTTTTACAGACTCTCGGCGCGGATTTGACCGCAGGGAACGAGCAAGAAGGCTTAAATTTTAAAAAATCAGACGTCTTTCACCAAAAAATAGATGCGCTAAATGATATCTGCGAGCGAATTTTATCGCTAAATCCTGGCGAGAGCGTCGCAAACGCAGCGACAAAAGCGCGCCAAAAAGCGCACGAGCTAGAGTTTAACGTCGCGGTTACGGGCGTCATAAACGCGGGCAAATCAACCCTGCTAAACGCGCTGCTGGACAAGAAAATCCTAGGCGCCTCAAACGTGCCCGAGACGGTAAATTTGACCGTGCTAAAGTATGCGCCAGAGCCTTTTGCAAAGGTAAATTTTTGGAGCGAGGCTGAGCTAAAAGAGCTTGGAATAGCGCAAGGTAAAGATGACGAAATAGCTGAAATTTACGGCGGCGCGGGCGTCAAATTTGAGAGCGAGACGGCGCAAAATTTAAAGGTCAAATTTAACGCGGACGACGAGTCGGCGGCTAAATTTGAGAGCCCTAGCGCGAGCGAGATTTGCTTCGAACCGCCGGCTAGCAAGACCGTCAAAACGGACGAGATCAAGCGCTACACCTCGGCGGACTCCAAATATGCTAAATTCGTAAAAAGCGTCGAGCTTTACGAAAATTTGGAGCTTTTAAAGGATAACGTGCGCATCATCGACACGCCCGGCATCGACGACGCGGTGGCTGCGCGCGAGGAGCTGGTGCGGCGATTTATGCGGGAGTGCGACCTAATGGTGCACCTGATGAACGTCTCGCAAAGCGCCACGCAAAAGGATCTGGACTTCATCGTCTCAAGCCTGCAAAACTCCCACGCCGTGAGGCTCGCCGTGCTGCTCACGCACGCAGACGTGCTAAAGCAGGGCGAGCTAAACGAGGTCGCCGCCTACGCCAAAAAGAGCGTCGAGGAGCGCACGCGGGGGCTTGGCGTCGGGGCTGAGTTTTTCGCCGTGAGCGCTAAAAGCTACTTTGAGGGCGCGCAAAACAGCGGCGTCGAGGAGTTTAAGGAGTATCTTTACGAGACGCTTTTTGGGCAAAATAGCCAAAAATCTCGCCTTGGCATCGAGGCATATAAAAAGGAGCTCGGCCGCGTCTGCGCGCAGTTTGCGGCGGATACGCAAAGCGAGATTTTAAAACTAACGGGTTCAAATTTGAGCTTGTCGCAAAGGCTTTCTGAACTAAACGAGCAAAAAGTCGCGCTGGATAGCCGTCTAAAGGACGTGAGAGACGCGGTAAAAGAGGAGCTAGAGCGCCTAGATACGGCTAAAACCGCAGCTAGCTACGAGCTTGGGCTAAAATCTCTTGCGCAAACGCTAAAGCAGCGCGTCGCGGATGACATAAACTACGCGGCCTCTAAAAAACAAAAGATCGATCCGCAGCGCCTCTCGCGCATCGCGCAAACTACGATCAAAGACGGCGTCATCGTCCTAATGCGTCAAAACCGCAACGAAATCGTACGGCAAATCGCCGCGTGCGCGCAAAATATCGCGCTAAAATTCGGCGAATTTGAGGGCAAATCGGCAGCCGCCGAGGTCTTTAGCATAAACGACTATCTGAACTCAAAAGGGATAAGCTTAGAGTGCTCCCAGGTCGCGGATGCGGTGACTAGCGCGGCAAACTCGGGCGCTCAAGGCATACCTGAAGCCGCCAAAGTAGCCGCGGAGGAGTTTTTGGGCGCCCAGAGGATCAAAAATTTCGTTTTCGAGCTTAGCGAATTTGAAAAAAGCGAGTTTAAAAAGCAGATCGAAGCCGCACTAAAAGATAAAGAAAAGGCGCTCGCAATCAGCGAAGAGGCGCTAAAAATCGAGCTTGCCCAGCTAGCAAAAACTAGCGGGCGGGACTCGCGCGAGCTAGAGCGACTAAACTCGCAAAGCGAGGCGATAAATGCTATAAATTTGGAGCTGCAAAGTGTTTGAGGAGTTTATAAACGCGTATAAAACGCGGTATTTTAAGATATTTTCGGACGATTTTCACGGGCGATTTAGGCGGCTGCAAAACGAGCTAACCGAGCCCAAATTTCACCCAAGCGTGGAGCTAGAGCGCGAGCTAAATAAACTCGATCTGTTTTTATCTAGCCCGCTTACGGTCGCTATAGTCGGGCAGTTTTCTAGCGGCAAATCGACGTTTTTAAACGCACTTTTGGGTAGCGAGATTTTACCGTCGGGTCTAACTCCCGTGACCTCAAAGCCGACCTTTATCAGATACGGCGCCGCGCCAGGACTTAGCGTTCTTTACGAAAACGGCAGAGAGTTGTATCTGGGCGTCGAGGAGATCTCGCGATTCGTCGATCAGCGCGTGTTTGGCGATGATGTTAGCAGGCTTTGCGTTTATGCGCCCTCTGAAATTTTAAAGTCGGTAAATTTCGTCGATACGCCGGGGCTAAACTCGCTCTCGAAGGCCGACACCGCCGTCACGCACGAAGTACTAAAAGACGTCGCGGGCGTCATCTGGCTAAGCCTCGCCGACAACGCCGCGCGCGCTAGCGAAGCCGCGCAGATCGAGGAGTTTTTGGCTGGCGGGGGCAAAACGGCGATCTGCTTGCTAAATCAAAAAGATAAGCTAAGCCAGGACGAGCTTGAGCGCCTCAAAACTCACGCGCAGGCCACATACGGGCGGTTTTTTGAGCGCATTATCGCGGTTTCCGCCAAGCAAGCCGTAAAAGCGCAAGCCGCGGGCGATGCGGTACTTTTGGCGGAGTCAAATTTTAGCGAGGTGGTAAGCGCTATCCGCGAGCTTTTTGGCGGCGAAGAGATAAAAGAAAAGTTCGTGCGCGAAAAGTGCGCTAGGCTGGTCGCCGTAAACGCTGCTCAGCACGAGCAAATCGCTAAAATTTACGAAAAAGCGGGCGAGATAATCGCTAAATTTGACGCCGAGCTGGAGTCAAATTTAAAAGCCGTACAAGAAAATTTTAAACCGAAAATCGAGCTAGCCTTTAACGAGCTAAAACACGTTGCAAAGCTCGTTGCAGACGAAATCCTAGCTAGCCTAAAAAGCGAGAAAAAGTATAAATACTCGCCGCGAAAAACGCTGCTAAAGGGCGAGTATTTTGAAGCTAGCGCGTATGAGGCGGTGGATTTTGATAGCGACGAGGTGTTTTCAAAACTTATCTACAACGACGTGAAATTCGCCAAATTTTTTAGAACGTACAAGCGTGGCTTAAGCGCGCTACAAGAAGAAATCGGCGCGGCGCTGGATGAAATTTACGCTCGGCTGGAGCGCGAGTTTATGATTTATAAATCCGAATTTGAAAACGCGCAAAAAGAGGACGAAACGCACTCGGATACTCTGTTTGCCGACGTTAGGACGTATGCGGGGCAGGTGTATAGGACGTTTTTGAGAGACTATGAGACGGCGAAATTTAAAGGGCTGCAAAAAACGGCGCTGTTTTTTGAAAAGCTAAATCTCAAAGTCGCCGCAAACTACGAAAACGCAGTCAAAATCGCCGTGTATTTTCTAAAAGAAAAGATCGCGGGCTCGATGCGCGCGCACGAGCAAAACGGCTTTGCGCTCTTTATCCCGAGCTTTGACGAGGTGCAAGACCGCGTTTTGCTGTCGCTAAATTTATACGAATTTGAAAACGAGATGCTGGGAAATGCGTCATTTTTAAATAAAATTTTATCGGCGTTAAAGAGCGAATTTGCGCAGATAAAGGACGAAAAACTAGCCAAGATCGCGGCCCTATCGGCAGGACACGAGAGGCTAAGGGGTGAAATTTTAAAAGCGGGCGAGGGGTTTGGTGGGTAGTTTTGGTTTAGCGTAAATTTAGCACTAGATTTAAGCTCTGTTTTATACTTTATTTAATACTATTTTAGATATCAAATAAAGGATACAAATGCGAACCATACAAGCAAATTTTACTGCTAGCATAAGCGAGCTAAAAAAATCCCCGGCTCAAATTTTAAAGCAAGCGGGAGACAACGTAGTAGCGATACTAAACCATAATGTGCCTAGCGCCTATCTGGTACCAAGCGCCGTGTATGAAAAGATGACCGAAATAATAGACGACTACTATCTAAGTAAAGCCGTAGATACCGCGCTGACAAGCGGTGAAAAGCCTGTAAAAGTAAGCTTAGATGAGCTATGAGTTAGGATTTTTGCCAAGTGCTTTAAAAGAGTGGCAAAAGCTGGATAATAGCGTAAAGGCGCAGTTTAAAAAGAAGCTCGCCGAACGATTAGAAAACCCCAAAGTAGCTAAAGATAAACTACGCGGCTACGAAAATATCTACAAAATCAAGTTAAAGGATGCGGGCTACCGACTAGCCTATCAAGTAAAGGATGCCCATGTAACAATCATCGTTTTAGTCGTCGGCAGAAGAGAAAACGATGAAGCGTATGAGCTTCTAAAAGATAGAATTTAGCGTCGGCTAAATTTAAGCGATATTTGACAGCCAAGTTAAAATTTGCTCCCAAACGGGCTTTTTGTCCTCGTCCTTGAAGCCTAAAAGTAGCTTGATGAATTTAAAAACGAAAATAACGGGCAGGAAAATATACGTGATGAAAATGCCGACTAAAATTTCGTCAAAATACTCTTTTGATATAAAGTAGATAATCGCGCATAGCGGAGCGCAAAGGGCTGCGATACCTAAAAATAGTTTGACTTGGCGTAGTAAAAATTCACCCATTTTAAAAATCCTTTTAAATTTAGCCGAGACAAGCCCAAATTTAATTCGTCAAATTGATAAACAAAATGACCCAAACTTAGCGACTTTGCTAAATTTGCGCTAAAAACAAAGTGTGCTAAAAACCCAAATGGTTAAATTTATTTCAATTCATAAAATTTTATAACATACTCCATATCTCTCGTTTGAGAATCTAATATTTCTACCAATATTTAATATATCGCACAATACCATTCTATCTGGATGGTTGTGGTTATCTTCGCCGGCGGAATTTACAAAAATAGCATTTGGAAAATCTTCTAGTATTTGCTTATTCCAAGTATTCTTTGAGCCGTGATGAGGTATCTGAAAGACGCCCGTCTTTTCTAGATATTTTTCAAAATATTGTATAAAAGACTCGTAGTATGGCTTTTCTTTATCAGAGGCGCTATCAACTAGCGATATATCGCCGGTCAAAATAGTACCGTTTGACATTAATCCGCAAACCCTTGATTCACGAACGTAAAACCGATAAAAATCATGGATATAACGGCTTAATTTTAGTCCGCAGATACAACAGTGGCGCATTAATAGTCTTAGGTCGTCGTGCGGGCCATGGTATAGGCATAGACTGGATTGATTTTGTTCGCTATTGTTGCGGTGAATTTTTATATATTTTTTGTAAATTTCTTGTAATTCTTTTTTTGAGCCAGGTTTTTTGATAAATTCTTCTAAAGAAGAGTCATCGAGTTTCTTTTTTATCTCACTTTCAATGCCATCATAGTCTTTGGGTTTTAATTCTACGTTGTAAAATTTAAACTCCCAGATTTCCTTAAAATCAAATTCTTCTTTATTGTTTATAAATACATTTTTATTAGGTATTTTCATGTTACCTGGAATATCATTTGCGCGTGGTAATTCAATATGGTCATCTCCTAGAATTCCAATACCTCCATTCATATTGTTTGTCGACGGAACAAGTATGATATTTCCTATGTTTGCAGCTATACCGTAACCGTATATAAAACATACAAAAAGCAAGTAATCATCTAGATGATAATATGGGATAAAAATATTTTTAACTTTAGTATCTCTTAGAAGTTCACTTACACCATTCATATGGTCTTTGTCAAAGTGCGAAATCACAAGCATATCTAACTCATTATTATACCCTAGTATTTCCTTGAAGTTTTCGACTCTTTCTTTGATTCTATTTTGGCTTGTGCTTCCGCAGTCATATACGAAACTAAATTGGCAATCATTAATATTTTGGCAACTATTAACATTAAGGATACCCCAATAAAATAGACCCTGCCCTACTGTATCAAATTTAAATTTTCCATCCACCATAACGACTCCTTTATAATATTTATATTAAAACCCGACTTTCTTATCCTCGCCGAAATTTGAGCTCATCTCGCGCTTGATCTCGCTTTCAAAGTCGCTCATCGTAAATATCCCGTCCTCGCGCACGGCGACTTTTAGCGCTGTGTTTTTGAGCGCGAGCATGATTTGCGCGCCGCTTAGCTCAAATTTAGCCAGCTGTTTGACGTCGAAATTTTCCTCAAAGCTCGCATTTTCGGGCAGTACCTTGCGCCAGATCGCAAGACGAGCGGCGAGATCGGGCTTTTTAAACTCGATCTTATGGTCAAACCTACGAGAAAACGCGGTATCTAGGCTTTGCAAGAAGTTCGTCGTGGCGATGAGTACGCCCTCAAAGCGCTCGATTTGCTCCAAAAATATATTTTGCATTTGGTTGTGCATCTTGTCCGCGCCGCTACCGCCCTCGACGCGCGTGCTTAGAAACTGATCGGCCTCGTTTAGCAGCAGCACGGGCTCGCTCTTGCTTTTGGCGCAAATTTCTTTGTAAGTATCGAAAATTTTACGCACGTTTTGCTCGCTTTCGCCGACGTATTTACTCAAAATTTTAGAGCAATCAAAGCTAAGAACCTGCTTTTTTAGGCTCTTTGCGAGGCTTAGCGCGCTCATGGTTTTGCCCGTACCCGGCGGTCCGTAAAAGATGATTTTGGCGTCCACGTTTTTACGCGACTTGATGCCCCAGCTAGATAGGCGCGCCAGCACGCGGCGATCTACTTGTTTTAGGATCGCATCTAGTAGCTCCTTTACTTTGACATCCAGCACGACGTCGTTTATGTCGGTCGAGGGCTCGATGAGCTCAAATATCTCCTGCTCTTTTACGAGAGTTTCTAGCGCTAGTTTTTTGCTTTTGCTCTCGGTTTTTGGGTGCATTACGCTTTGTAAAATTTCGTCGGTTATGTAAAACGTCCTGCTAAAGCCGCCGTAAGCGTTTAGCGACTCGTCGTAGTCGATGAGGCCGTTTTCGATTAGTTTTGAGCCTTCATCCAGTAGGGCGCGGTTTTTTATTCGTTCAAATTCGTCCGCGCTTAAAATCCCCACAAGCGCGTTTAGATCGCGGTTGACGTCCGTTTCGCCGACATACTCTTCCTTTAAAAGCGCGAGGAAAATCAGCTGCTCTTTATCGTTTAGCGCGTTATCTTTGAAAATTTGCTCGACGGAAATCGAAATTTTGCTTAAATTTAACCGTTTTTCGATGATGGTTTCTAGCTCTTTTACGTCTTTTTCGAGGCGGCTTTTGGTGTCGCTTGATACGTTTTTGCTAAAAAACGAGAGCTTGCCGTAAAGCTCCACGCGCAAAAACTGATCTTTTAGGTAGTCGAGGTGATCGGCGTAGGGCGCGACTGCTGGCAGCATGAGCCCAAACTCGCCCTCTTCTAAAATTTTAAGAAAAAGCGGCGATAGCGAGATCTCACTGTGAAGTAGGCCTAGTAAATTTGAGCCTGCGCCGTCTGCGCCCTGGTTTTTAAATATAGAAAAGCCTTGCACGATCCAGCCGCTTTCCAGTAGATTTTTTACGTCTGCAAGTCCTGCTAGAAATTTATACTCCTCGCTGCCAAAAACCGCGCAAAGTACGTCGTAGACGCTACTTTGCGGAGTGCCTTCGACGTAGCCTTTGCTTAGATGGCGTAAAATTTTCGCCTCGTTTTGGCTGCATTTTATGAGCGAGGAAATTTTAGAATTTTGCTCGCCGCCGATAAACTCTATCAAAAACCGCACTAAATTTCATCCTTTATCTGCTCTTTTAAAACGCGCTTTAACACCTTGCCCGTCGCGTTTTTAGGCAGCTCGTCTTTAAAATAAATCGTCTTTGGAATTTTAAAATTCGCCAAGTGCTTTTTGAGGTGCGCGCGGATATCTTTTTCGTCCAAGCTCATATTTTCTTTAAACTGGATAAACGCCGTAACCTCCTCGTCCGCGTGTTCGTCTCTGACGCCGATAACCGCGGCGGCTTCGACTTCTGGCAGTTTAAACAGCACCTCCTCGATCTCGCGCGGGTAGATGTTGATGCCCTTTGAGATGATGAGGTCTTTTTTGCGGTCGACGATAAAGATATAGCCCTCTTCGTCGATCTTGACGAGGTCGCCCGTGCGTAGCCAGCCGTTTACGATCGTTTCGTCGGTGGCGTCGGGCATATTTAGGTAGCCCTGCATCACGCAGTCGCCTTTTACGATTAGCTCGCCCACCTCGCCTGCGGGCAGCTCCATCATCTCGTCGTTTATGCATTTTACTTCATAGCCCGGCAGCGGCAAGCCGACGCTTGAGATTTTTTGTTTTTGCAGCGTGTTTGCCGAGACGATAGGCGAGCATTCGCTAAGGCCGTAGCCCTCTATCAGCACCGCGCGCGGAAATTTAACGCGAAAATCCGCGATAGTCTGCTCGGCCAAAGGCGCTCCGCCGCTGATAAAAATCCTAATGCAGTTAAACCAGCGAAAATACCACGGGATTTTAGCCTTGCCGATAGCCGTATAGATCGCGGGCACGCCTAAAAACACGGTCGCGCGCTTGAGCAGGACTTGTTTTAGGACGTTTGAAAACGGGAAAATGGACTTTACTAAAATAAGCGAACACGCCGAAAATATCGGTAGCAGCACCATCGCCGTGAGAGTAAAACTGTGAAACATCGGCAAAAACACGGCAAATCTATCCTTCGTACGTACGTGAAAGACCTCTTGCGCGCCCTGGACGTTTGAGATGAGGTTGCGGTAGCTGATCATCGCGCCCTTTGGCTTGCCCGTGGTGCCTGAAGTGTAGATGATGTGGGCTAGATCGTCAAGCTTTGGTCGGTCGGTCAAATTTAGCTCTATACGGCAGTTTAGCGCGTGCGCGTAGGCGATATTATTTTCGTCAAATTCGGCTCTATCTCCGATCCAGACGATCTTTTTGATTGCGGTTTTGCTCTCTAGTCCGCGTATCTCTTTGGCTAGCTCGGCCGAAGCAAAGAGAAATTTCGCCCCGCAGTCGTTTATGATGTACTCGAATTCTTCGTATTTTAAAAAGGTATTTATCGGCACGGCCACGGCGCCTAGCAGCGTGATGGCAAAGTAGCTAGCGATAAACTCCGGCGAGTTATTTACGATCATCGCGACGCGGTCGCCTTTTTTTATGCCCATACCTTGCAAAAATGCAGCCAGCGTAAATGCGTTTGCGCGTAGCTGCTTGTAGCTCATTTTGCCCGTTTCGGTGTAGATCGCGATACCGCCGCCGTTTTTGTCTACCGCGACATTTAGCATATCCTCGAAATTTTCGTAAGGGTAGTTCATAGCCGCGCCTTAAAATTTATATTTCACGTTCAAATTTATCGCCTGAGCGTTGCCGCGCTCAAATTTGCCGTTTGGATAAAGCCCCGACGCGTTTGAGTAGTAGTGCACGTCGCGCGCCTTTCTGTCTTGGTAGAAGTAGCTAGCTCCCAGCTCCAAAGCGTCCGTAAATTTGTAGTTAAAGCCCGCTGCGTAGATGACGGCCTTGGTATCGGGCAGATCAAAGCCCGTAGTATCGGCTCTAGAGGCGGCTTCGTCAAACGTAACCGCGCCCATCAGGCGGAGCTTATCCGTCGCGTCGTGCGCTACGCCGATGCGGTAGGCGTTGCTGTCCTTCCAGTCGCGCTTTTTGGACGCGTCAAATGCCGCAAAAAACGGGTTGCGGTAGTGAGCGGCCGAGGCGCCCGGGTAGTTGAAGTCAAGCTCTTTCCATGCCGACCAATAAGTTCTTTCAAAGTCAAATAGCAGCGTGGTATTTGCGATTTTGTACGATAGGGCTAAATTTAAGCTCGCTGGTAGCGGTACGGATAGCTTTGCGCTGCCGCTATATGAGCCGCTCGGAAATCGTCCCATCGGGTGCGCCGGCGCGCTGATGTCGGTGTCGCCTTTTAGATTCATATTTACTTTCGAGCGGTAGGTGGCCGCTAGGCTCAAATTTGAAGTCGGTTTATAGGTGATCGCCGCGTTATAGCCGAAATTTACGCGGTCGCCCTTGATGTCTTGCGAGGCGGGTAGGGCGCCGGGCACCTCCTGCACGGCCTCTCCTCTAGCGTAAACGGCGCGGAGGCCAAAGCCCAACGCGATGTTATCGGTTAGCGCGTAGGCGACGCTAGGATTTACCTCGATCACTTTTAGGTCGAATTTTTTAGAGGTGGCTTTAGGTAGATTTTCGTCCCATCTCATCGACATTCCCGCAGGCACGACGACTGATAGGCCAAAGCGCCAATCGCCAAACTGCGGCGAAACGTAATGAAAAGTCGGAGCTAGCGCGCCTGCTTTTTTTGAGGTAAATTTTGCTCCGCTAAAGTGGCTATACTTCGTCTTTGACATGCGTAGGTATGTTAGCGAGCCTTCAAAGTAGTGTCCGCCGTCCAAAAATACCATATTTGCAGGGTTATTATAGGCTGCGTCGGGACCAAAGCTCGTTGCGACGTTTGAGTTTAAAAGCGCGATGCTATCGCCGCTTTGCTCGGGGATTTTAAAGCCCGCCGCATTTAGACAGCAGCAAGCCGCTAGGCAAACGCCGATATATTTTCTCATTTATTCTCCTTTAAAGTTTCTTAAAATTTTTATCTCGTCCGCCCAGATGCCCTCATCGATCGTCTCTAAAACTAGCGGGATATCGTCCGTGCGCGGGTCGTTTATGATGTTTTCAAATGTTTTTAGGCCCAAAAAGCCCTTTCCTAGGCTCTCGTGGCGGTCCTTTTTGCTGGCTAGGTCAAATTTCGTATCGTTTAGATGCATGCCGCACAGCATATCGCGCCCGACTATCTCGTCAAATTCGCCCATCACGCACCGGTAGTCGCCCCTGATGTCGTATCCAGCGGCAAACGTGTGACAGGTGTCTAGGCAAACGCCGATCCTGCTTTTATCGATGCAGTTTTTAATAATAAAGGCTAGGTGTTCAAATTTAAAGCCCAAATTTGAGCCCTGACCCGCGGTATTTTCGATGACTAGCTTTACGTTTTGGCTATTTTCGAGTAGGAAATTTACGGAATTTGCGATATTTTGGAGGCAAATTTCGGGCGAAATTTCGTTTAGATACGAGCCCGGATGAAAATTTATCATCACTAGGCCTAGCGCCTCTACGCGGTAAATTTCGTCCAAAAAGGCGTTAATGGACTTTTGACGCTGCTCGGCGCTCGGATGGCCTAAATTTATAAGGTAGCCGTTGTGCGGCAAAACGTGCCTGGGTTCGATACGGGCGGCTTTTAAATTTTGTTTAAATTTAGAGATATTTTCTGGGGTTAGCGGCTTGGCTTCCCATTGACGCTGATTTTTGACAAACATCGCAAAGGCGTTAGCGCCGATATTTGCCGCATTTAGCGGAGCGTTTTCTACGCCGCCCGCGATGCTGACGTGCGCGCCGATAAATTTCATTGAAGCTCTTTTATGATGATTTTTATGCGGTTTTTAGCGTCGAAAAAACTGATATTTTTACCGCAAACTTCGTATTTTATTGAATATTTACTTATATCTTGTATAAAACCGCACGAATTTGTCATTACATTTATGCCGTCATACAGCGGCTTGCGCTCCAAAATTTCCGCGAAAAAGTCGTCGTATCTCTCCTCTAAAAAGAACTTTTTGTTAAATTCTTTTTTCTCAAAACACGCGCCGTTCATACAGATTTTGTCGTTTATTTTGAGATTTACCGTATTTACGCCGGAGCTGTAAATTTGCAAATTTAGCTGATTTGCGGTTTTATGCAGGAAGCCCACGTCGTTGATTTTTAGCGGCGGAGTGAGGATGGTGACGGTAAATTTGTCTGATGATTTTTGGCTTTGTAGCGCGGCACAGCCGCCAAGCGCAAGGCACACAAGCGCACTCAAAGCAAATTTAGAAAATTTTTTCATAATTTTTTATCCTTAATTTAAGCTGTTTTTTATTATCTTTAATGTAAAATCCCATTTCCGCTAATTTGTGGCCCCTTCGTCTAGCGGTTAGGACATCGCCCTTTCACGGCGGTAACACGAGTTCGAGTCTCGTAGGGGTCACCACTTCATTTTAAATTTCACAAAAGATTTTAATTTTATCCGCTTATCGCTTAAACGCCCTTTATCCAAGGTAATTTTTCTTAAATTCGGTTTTTTTAAAAATTTATCCGCGGAGCCGTTTGCGGCGTATTTTGCAAAATCAAAATTTCATCGAGGCAAATTTAACCGCTGCCAAATAAACCAAAATCCGCCAAATTTATCGCCTCAAAACGCAAATATTCGTGCGCTAAAATCGTCAAATTTGATCCCCAAACGCCCGCGCCCACTCGCTCAATCAAATTTAAACCCGTTTTGGCTATAATCGCGCCCTAATTTATAAAAAAGGAAAAAAATGTTTGATTGGATTTTTTCGCCCGAGGCGTGGTTGTCGCTCGTGACGCTAACGGGGCTTGAGATCGTGCTTGGTATCGACAACATCATATTTATCGCGATCCTAGTCGGCAAGCTCCCGCCCGAGCAGCGCGACAAAGGCCGCATACTAGGGCTTTCGCTTGCGATGCTAACGAGGATTGCACTTTTGCTTTCGCTATTTTGGATTATGAAGCTTACCAAGCCGCTATTTAGCGTGTTTGATTTTACGATCACGGGTCGCGATTTGGTGCTGATTTTGGGAGGACTTTTTCTCATCGGCAAG
This genomic stretch from uncultured Campylobacter sp. harbors:
- a CDS encoding dynamin family protein, producing the protein MQAAQTDLNLTSNLPAVQACLNLIYAKFHPESDLAGANFTKGEAVDTDKFLSEIWGALKLFLDPKTEILADERSLAVLLAADAENFDRFMALKEFRDILHALGLKADIYSLQCAQLGTINALKSAKISNSKLLATLEILQRENIISAAHFKRLSEFLQTLGADLTAGNEQEGLNFKKSDVFHQKIDALNDICERILSLNPGESVANAATKARQKAHELEFNVAVTGVINAGKSTLLNALLDKKILGASNVPETVNLTVLKYAPEPFAKVNFWSEAELKELGIAQGKDDEIAEIYGGAGVKFESETAQNLKVKFNADDESAAKFESPSASEICFEPPASKTVKTDEIKRYTSADSKYAKFVKSVELYENLELLKDNVRIIDTPGIDDAVAAREELVRRFMRECDLMVHLMNVSQSATQKDLDFIVSSLQNSHAVRLAVLLTHADVLKQGELNEVAAYAKKSVEERTRGLGVGAEFFAVSAKSYFEGAQNSGVEEFKEYLYETLFGQNSQKSRLGIEAYKKELGRVCAQFAADTQSEILKLTGSNLSLSQRLSELNEQKVALDSRLKDVRDAVKEELERLDTAKTAASYELGLKSLAQTLKQRVADDINYAASKKQKIDPQRLSRIAQTTIKDGVIVLMRQNRNEIVRQIAACAQNIALKFGEFEGKSAAAEVFSINDYLNSKGISLECSQVADAVTSAANSGAQGIPEAAKVAAEEFLGAQRIKNFVFELSEFEKSEFKKQIEAALKDKEKALAISEEALKIELAQLAKTSGRDSRELERLNSQSEAINAINLELQSV
- a CDS encoding dynamin family protein, translated to MFEEFINAYKTRYFKIFSDDFHGRFRRLQNELTEPKFHPSVELERELNKLDLFLSSPLTVAIVGQFSSGKSTFLNALLGSEILPSGLTPVTSKPTFIRYGAAPGLSVLYENGRELYLGVEEISRFVDQRVFGDDVSRLCVYAPSEILKSVNFVDTPGLNSLSKADTAVTHEVLKDVAGVIWLSLADNAARASEAAQIEEFLAGGGKTAICLLNQKDKLSQDELERLKTHAQATYGRFFERIIAVSAKQAVKAQAAGDAVLLAESNFSEVVSAIRELFGGEEIKEKFVREKCARLVAVNAAQHEQIAKIYEKAGEIIAKFDAELESNLKAVQENFKPKIELAFNELKHVAKLVADEILASLKSEKKYKYSPRKTLLKGEYFEASAYEAVDFDSDEVFSKLIYNDVKFAKFFRTYKRGLSALQEEIGAALDEIYARLEREFMIYKSEFENAQKEDETHSDTLFADVRTYAGQVYRTFLRDYETAKFKGLQKTALFFEKLNLKVAANYENAVKIAVYFLKEKIAGSMRAHEQNGFALFIPSFDEVQDRVLLSLNLYEFENEMLGNASFLNKILSALKSEFAQIKDEKLAKIAALSAGHERLRGEILKAGEGFGG
- a CDS encoding type II toxin-antitoxin system prevent-host-death family antitoxin, with product MRTIQANFTASISELKKSPAQILKQAGDNVVAILNHNVPSAYLVPSAVYEKMTEIIDDYYLSKAVDTALTSGEKPVKVSLDEL
- a CDS encoding type II toxin-antitoxin system RelE/ParE family toxin → MSYELGFLPSALKEWQKLDNSVKAQFKKKLAERLENPKVAKDKLRGYENIYKIKLKDAGYRLAYQVKDAHVTIIVLVVGRRENDEAYELLKDRI
- a CDS encoding ATP-binding protein; the protein is MRFLIEFIGGEQNSKISSLIKCSQNEAKILRHLSKGYVEGTPQSSVYDVLCAVFGSEEYKFLAGLADVKNLLESGWIVQGFSIFKNQGADGAGSNLLGLLHSEISLSPLFLKILEEGEFGLMLPAVAPYADHLDYLKDQFLRVELYGKLSFFSKNVSSDTKSRLEKDVKELETIIEKRLNLSKISISVEQIFKDNALNDKEQLIFLALLKEEYVGETDVNRDLNALVGILSADEFERIKNRALLDEGSKLIENGLIDYDESLNAYGGFSRTFYITDEILQSVMHPKTESKSKKLALETLVKEQEIFELIEPSTDINDVVLDVKVKELLDAILKQVDRRVLARLSSWGIKSRKNVDAKIIFYGPPGTGKTMSALSLAKSLKKQVLSFDCSKILSKYVGESEQNVRKIFDTYKEICAKSKSEPVLLLNEADQFLSTRVEGGSGADKMHNQMQNIFLEQIERFEGVLIATTNFLQSLDTAFSRRFDHKIEFKKPDLAARLAIWRKVLPENASFEENFDVKQLAKFELSGAQIMLALKNTALKVAVREDGIFTMSDFESEIKREMSSNFGEDKKVGF
- a CDS encoding fatty acid--CoA ligase codes for the protein MNYPYENFEDMLNVAVDKNGGGIAIYTETGKMSYKQLRANAFTLAAFLQGMGIKKGDRVAMIVNNSPEFIASYFAITLLGAVAVPINTFLKYEEFEYIINDCGAKFLFASAELAKEIRGLESKTAIKKIVWIGDRAEFDENNIAYAHALNCRIELNLTDRPKLDDLAHIIYTSGTTGKPKGAMISYRNLISNVQGAQEVFHVRTKDRFAVFLPMFHSFTLTAMVLLPIFSACSLILVKSIFPFSNVLKQVLLKRATVFLGVPAIYTAIGKAKIPWYFRWFNCIRIFISGGAPLAEQTIADFRVKFPRAVLIEGYGLSECSPIVSANTLQKQKISSVGLPLPGYEVKCINDEMMELPAGEVGELIVKGDCVMQGYLNMPDATDETIVNGWLRTGDLVKIDEEGYIFIVDRKKDLIISKGINIYPREIEEVLFKLPEVEAAAVIGVRDEHADEEVTAFIQFKENMSLDEKDIRAHLKKHLANFKIPKTIYFKDELPKNATGKVLKRVLKEQIKDEI